A window of the Pseudomonas sp. B21_DOA genome harbors these coding sequences:
- a CDS encoding tetratricopeptide repeat protein — protein sequence MTQSRRNLLIGLGLVLILGVVWLSWRSSTPTIPDAIKHGYSEALNAARTGEPGAARQLYQQLGRPDISVKRRVWLHAELANYPSPQALKLADIDLHHEAPQVRVAAIKSIVGLVPNGQRSLLLGPLLDDEEQTVRFAAINALLGLSPDELGLYFAPLQQAIDGWQQTLESQPESAANHAQLARLYIHNAEYKQAREALDNTLRLEPGNLPALVMQIDVLDRQGQSDAARQLLAQQLKAQPDSAYLQHALGLWLLHHGQREYALLGLSKAVELEPNNKDYRYDLATTLHSAEELEAAQKQLQEIVQRHPADRKARVLLINYWKESGQLQNVQILLAQLEQLNPDDPALQQGL from the coding sequence ATGACTCAGTCCCGCCGCAACCTGCTGATCGGCCTAGGCCTCGTACTGATCCTCGGCGTCGTCTGGCTGTCCTGGCGCAGCAGCACACCGACCATCCCCGACGCTATCAAACATGGCTACAGCGAAGCGCTGAACGCTGCACGCACCGGTGAACCCGGAGCAGCGCGCCAGTTGTACCAGCAATTGGGCCGCCCTGACATCTCGGTCAAGCGCCGGGTCTGGCTGCACGCCGAGCTGGCTAATTATCCCAGCCCGCAGGCGCTGAAACTGGCTGACATCGACTTGCACCACGAAGCGCCGCAAGTTCGCGTCGCAGCGATCAAAAGCATCGTCGGTCTGGTGCCCAACGGGCAGCGCAGTCTGCTGCTCGGACCGTTGCTCGACGATGAAGAACAAACTGTCCGTTTTGCCGCGATCAACGCCCTGCTCGGCCTGAGCCCGGATGAGTTGGGTTTGTATTTTGCACCGCTACAGCAGGCCATTGACGGCTGGCAGCAGACCCTCGAGAGCCAGCCAGAAAGCGCTGCCAACCATGCGCAATTGGCACGCTTGTATATTCACAACGCCGAATACAAACAGGCCCGAGAGGCGCTGGACAATACGTTGCGCCTGGAACCCGGCAACCTGCCGGCGCTGGTCATGCAGATTGATGTTCTCGACCGCCAGGGCCAGAGCGATGCTGCCCGCCAGTTGCTCGCGCAACAGCTCAAGGCGCAACCTGATTCAGCCTATCTGCAACATGCCCTCGGCCTGTGGCTGCTGCACCACGGCCAGCGTGAATATGCCCTGCTCGGCCTGTCCAAAGCGGTCGAGCTGGAACCGAACAACAAGGATTATCGCTACGACCTCGCCACTACCCTGCACAGCGCTGAAGAACTGGAAGCGGCGCAGAAACAATTGCAGGAAATCGTCCAGCGCCACCCAGCGGATCGCAAGGCGCGGGTGTTGCTGATCAACTATTGGAAGGAAAGCGGCCAGTTGCAGAATGTACAGATTCTGCTGGCGCAACTGGAACAGCTGAATCCGGACGACCCAGCCCTGCAACAAGGTCTTTAA
- a CDS encoding AAA family ATPase: MTTSNELISAKAAVGIAGLDDILAGGLSRGHVFLLEGEPGTGKTTVALHFLRAGALAGERCLYITLSETEKELRQGALSHGWELNENIKIFELTPPESLLNAEHQQSLLYSSDLELGEATKQIFEVVERFKPTRVVLDSLSEIRLLAQSSLRYRRQILAIKHYFVRYDATVLLLDDLTTESLDKTVHSVAHGVIRLEELTPSYGAERRRVRVVKYRGQKYRGGFHDFTIMGDGVHVFPRLVAAEHRGDYARLQLSSGIPQMDALLGGGIETGSSTLILGPAGTGKSLISMIFAAAAVARGEKAALFIFDEELGLLFERMRHIGIDLKALQATGNLLIEQVDAAELSPGELSHRVRRCVDERDIKTVVIDSINGYQAAMPEENALVLHMHELLLYLNRKGAATFMTVAQHGLVGDMQAPVDITYLADTVILLRYFEALGKVRRAISIIKKRTGNHESTIREYRISSRGMTIGQPLESFQGVLRGVPTYMGTGNPLLEDESL; this comes from the coding sequence TTGACTACATCAAACGAGTTGATCAGTGCGAAAGCTGCCGTCGGCATCGCGGGTCTGGATGACATCCTCGCCGGTGGCCTGTCTCGCGGCCATGTGTTTTTGCTCGAGGGGGAACCCGGGACCGGCAAAACCACCGTGGCTCTGCACTTCCTGCGCGCCGGTGCGCTGGCCGGGGAACGCTGCCTGTACATCACTCTCTCGGAGACCGAGAAAGAACTGCGTCAAGGTGCACTCTCCCATGGCTGGGAGCTGAACGAGAACATCAAGATCTTCGAACTGACGCCGCCAGAAAGCCTGCTGAACGCCGAGCATCAGCAAAGCCTGCTGTACTCTTCGGACCTTGAGCTGGGTGAGGCGACCAAGCAGATTTTTGAAGTGGTCGAACGCTTCAAGCCGACCCGCGTCGTGCTCGACAGCCTCTCGGAAATCCGCCTGCTGGCGCAGAGCTCCTTGCGCTATCGTCGGCAGATTCTGGCGATCAAGCACTACTTTGTGCGTTATGACGCCACGGTCCTGCTGCTCGACGACCTGACCACCGAATCCCTCGACAAAACCGTACACAGTGTCGCCCACGGCGTGATTCGACTTGAGGAACTGACACCGAGCTACGGTGCCGAGCGTCGTCGGGTGCGCGTGGTCAAGTATCGCGGGCAGAAATACCGTGGCGGTTTCCACGATTTCACCATCATGGGTGACGGCGTCCACGTCTTCCCACGCCTGGTGGCGGCGGAGCATCGCGGCGACTACGCACGACTGCAGTTGTCCAGCGGCATCCCGCAAATGGACGCGCTGCTAGGCGGCGGTATCGAGACCGGTTCCAGCACGCTGATTCTTGGCCCGGCCGGTACCGGCAAATCGCTGATTTCGATGATCTTCGCGGCCGCTGCGGTGGCTCGAGGCGAAAAAGCCGCACTGTTCATCTTCGATGAAGAGCTGGGCTTGCTGTTCGAGCGCATGCGCCACATCGGTATCGACCTCAAAGCCTTGCAGGCGACCGGCAATCTGCTGATCGAACAGGTCGACGCCGCCGAACTGTCACCCGGGGAGTTGTCCCATCGCGTGCGCCGTTGCGTCGACGAGCGCGACATCAAGACCGTGGTTATCGACAGCATCAACGGCTACCAGGCAGCGATGCCGGAAGAGAACGCGTTGGTCCTGCACATGCATGAGCTGCTGCTGTACCTCAACCGCAAAGGCGCAGCAACCTTCATGACAGTGGCTCAGCACGGTCTGGTCGGCGATATGCAGGCGCCGGTCGATATCACTTACTTGGCCGACACGGTGATTCTGTTGCGTTACTTCGAGGCTCTCGGCAAAGTCCGGCGGGCCATTTCGATCATCAAGAAACGCACCGGCAACCATGAATCGACCATCCGTGAATACCGGATTTCTTCGCGCGGCATGACCATCGGCCAACCGCTCGAATCCTTCCAGGGCGTGCTGCGGGGCGTGCCGACCTACATGGGCACGGGTAATCCGCTGCTCGAGGATGAAAGCTTGTGA
- a CDS encoding response regulator: protein MTVNPTLAERVLILAPMGRDSQIALMILNEAGYGGMVAPNLGALCTELEVGAGLLLIAVEALRGPELEALIAYLDQQPAWSDMPIVLLTHHGGEEQGPPSRLSALLGNVTFLERPFHPATLVSLVSAALRGRRRQYEARDRLIDLSESERRLQSTLETLEQQVEERTAQLRHNEEALRQSQKMEAVGQLTGGIAHDFNNMLTGIIGSLELLRRRLARGRTEDLDSLINLGVTSANRAAGLTHRLLAFSRRQSLDPKAVQMNTLVLSMGELLQRSLNESIHLEMRLDDDLWVAEADPNQLESALLNLVINARDAMPEGGKLVVETSNQVLHSDFTAAYSNLEPGDYVMLSVTDNGSGMPQSVVSRAFDPFFTTKPIGQGTGLGLSMIYGFSKQSRGHVSIDSEVDQGTTVKLYLPRFRGEEMEIPVSDSQQAPYAKDGETVLIVEDDPAVRVLVSAVLSELGYAFVEASDADGAMPILNSTQRIDLLISDVGLPGMNGRQLAEVGRQYRPGLKVLFITGYAEHAAVRGGFLDSGMQMITKPFTFDLLTAKVREMINS from the coding sequence GTGACGGTCAACCCTACGCTGGCCGAACGGGTCTTGATTCTGGCGCCCATGGGGCGCGACAGTCAGATCGCGTTGATGATTCTCAACGAAGCCGGTTACGGCGGCATGGTGGCGCCGAATCTCGGTGCGCTGTGCACCGAACTGGAGGTCGGTGCCGGGCTGCTGCTGATCGCTGTTGAAGCATTGCGCGGTCCGGAACTGGAAGCGCTTATTGCCTACCTCGACCAACAGCCGGCGTGGTCGGACATGCCCATTGTGCTGCTGACCCACCACGGCGGCGAAGAACAGGGGCCGCCGTCACGCCTCAGTGCACTGCTGGGCAACGTGACTTTTCTTGAGCGTCCTTTCCATCCGGCGACGCTGGTCAGCCTGGTTTCTGCCGCCCTGCGCGGGCGGCGACGACAATATGAAGCGCGCGATCGGCTGATCGACCTGAGTGAAAGCGAGCGACGCCTGCAATCGACCCTGGAAACCCTTGAGCAGCAAGTCGAAGAGCGCACCGCCCAACTTCGTCACAACGAAGAAGCGCTGCGCCAATCGCAGAAAATGGAAGCGGTCGGCCAACTCACCGGTGGCATCGCTCACGACTTCAACAACATGCTTACCGGCATCATCGGTAGCCTGGAACTGCTGCGCCGGCGTCTGGCCAGAGGACGGACCGAGGATCTCGACAGCCTGATCAACCTCGGCGTGACTTCCGCCAACCGCGCCGCCGGCCTGACTCACCGCTTGCTGGCGTTCTCTCGCCGCCAGTCCCTCGACCCGAAAGCCGTGCAAATGAATACGCTGGTGCTGTCGATGGGCGAACTGCTGCAACGCAGCCTCAATGAAAGCATTCATCTGGAGATGCGCCTGGATGACGACCTCTGGGTTGCCGAAGCGGATCCCAATCAACTGGAAAGTGCCCTGCTCAACCTGGTTATCAACGCCCGCGATGCCATGCCCGAGGGCGGCAAACTGGTGGTGGAAACCAGCAATCAGGTGCTGCATAGCGATTTCACTGCGGCCTACAGCAATCTGGAGCCGGGCGATTACGTGATGCTCAGCGTCACCGACAACGGCAGCGGCATGCCGCAGAGTGTGGTCAGCCGTGCCTTCGATCCGTTTTTCACCACCAAGCCGATCGGCCAAGGCACCGGGCTGGGCCTGTCGATGATCTATGGCTTCAGCAAGCAATCTCGCGGGCATGTCTCGATCGACAGTGAAGTCGACCAAGGGACCACGGTAAAACTTTACCTGCCGCGTTTCCGTGGTGAAGAAATGGAAATTCCCGTCTCGGATTCGCAGCAGGCTCCGTACGCGAAGGATGGCGAAACCGTGCTCATCGTCGAAGACGACCCGGCAGTGCGCGTGCTGGTCAGCGCCGTGCTCAGTGAGTTGGGTTATGCCTTCGTGGAAGCCAGTGATGCGGACGGCGCCATGCCAATCCTTAACTCAACGCAGCGCATCGATCTGCTGATTAGCGACGTCGGTCTGCCCGGCATGAACGGTCGGCAATTGGCGGAGGTCGGTCGGCAATACCGACCAGGTCTGAAAGTGTTGTTCATCACCGGCTATGCCGAGCACGCGGCGGTGCGCGGAGGCTTCCTCGACTCGGGGATGCAAATGATCACCAAGCCCTTCACTTTTGATCTGCTCACCGCCAAGGTGCGCGAGATGATCAACAGCTGA
- a CDS encoding response regulator: MSVDAQDVVLVVEDEPVILMVLTDYLSGQGYRVLQAENGEQAFEILASKPHLDMLITDFRLPGGISGVQIAEPAVKLRPDLKVIFISGYPQEIRETGSPITNKAPILEKPFDLDVLQEKIQELLA; the protein is encoded by the coding sequence ATGAGCGTAGATGCGCAAGATGTAGTACTCGTCGTCGAAGACGAACCGGTTATCTTGATGGTCCTGACGGATTACCTGTCAGGACAGGGCTATCGCGTGTTGCAAGCGGAAAATGGCGAGCAGGCTTTCGAGATCCTCGCCAGCAAACCTCACCTGGACATGCTGATCACCGATTTCCGCCTGCCGGGCGGTATCTCCGGCGTGCAGATCGCCGAGCCGGCAGTGAAGTTGCGACCGGACCTCAAAGTGATTTTCATCAGCGGCTACCCGCAGGAAATCCGTGAGACCGGCAGCCCGATCACCAACAAGGCACCGATTCTGGAAAAGCCTTTCGATCTGGATGTGCTGCAGGAAAAGATTCAGGAATTGCTGGCCTGA
- a CDS encoding hybrid sensor histidine kinase/response regulator translates to MLSNIQAKLLIVDDLPENLLALEALIKREDRTVYKALSADEALSLLLQHEFAMAILDVQMPGMNGFELAELMRGTEKTKNIPIIFVSAAGRELNYAFKGYESGAVDFLHKPLDIHAVKSKVNVFVDLYRQSKAMKQQVEALEQARREQEALLQQLQNTQLELQQAVRMRDDFMSIVAHEVRTPLNGLILETQLRKMHLARDNASAFTLDKMQAMVDRDERQIKSLIRLIEDMLDVSRIRTGKLSIRPSRFDLVQLVSNLLQNFAPQMEAAETSVSFEASEPVEGCWDEFRIEQVVSNLLTNALRYGGRSPIQVRVYREGDEARVEVQDHGIGISSENQKRIFQQFERVSAKTVVAGLGLGLFISEQIVAAHGGSIVVESEINEGALFRVCLPIQENGISDATSE, encoded by the coding sequence ATGCTGAGTAATATCCAAGCCAAACTGTTGATCGTCGACGATCTGCCAGAAAACCTGCTGGCGCTGGAAGCGCTGATCAAGCGCGAGGATCGCACGGTCTACAAGGCTCTGTCGGCGGACGAAGCACTGTCGCTGTTGCTGCAACACGAATTCGCCATGGCCATTCTCGACGTGCAGATGCCCGGCATGAACGGCTTCGAGCTCGCTGAGCTGATGCGCGGCACCGAGAAAACCAAGAACATCCCGATCATTTTCGTCAGCGCCGCCGGCCGTGAACTGAACTATGCGTTCAAAGGCTATGAAAGCGGTGCGGTGGACTTTCTGCACAAACCGCTGGATATCCATGCGGTGAAAAGCAAGGTCAACGTTTTCGTCGATCTGTATCGCCAGAGCAAGGCCATGAAGCAGCAGGTCGAGGCGCTGGAGCAGGCCCGACGCGAGCAGGAAGCGTTGCTGCAACAGCTGCAAAACACGCAGCTTGAGCTGCAGCAGGCGGTGCGCATGCGCGATGACTTCATGTCCATCGTCGCTCACGAAGTGCGCACGCCACTCAATGGCCTGATTCTCGAAACCCAACTGCGCAAGATGCACCTGGCCCGGGACAATGCCTCGGCGTTCACCCTCGACAAGATGCAGGCGATGGTCGATCGCGATGAGCGCCAGATCAAAAGCCTGATTCGCCTGATCGAGGACATGCTCGATGTCTCGCGAATCCGCACCGGCAAACTGTCGATCCGCCCCAGTCGTTTCGATCTGGTGCAACTGGTCAGCAATCTGCTGCAGAACTTTGCCCCGCAAATGGAAGCGGCAGAGACCAGTGTTTCCTTCGAAGCGTCCGAGCCGGTCGAAGGTTGCTGGGACGAATTCCGCATCGAGCAAGTGGTGTCCAATCTGCTGACCAACGCCTTGCGTTATGGTGGTCGCAGCCCGATTCAAGTGCGCGTTTATCGCGAAGGGGACGAGGCGCGGGTCGAAGTCCAGGACCACGGCATTGGTATCAGCTCCGAGAACCAAAAGCGTATTTTTCAGCAGTTCGAACGGGTGTCCGCCAAGACGGTGGTGGCCGGGCTCGGGCTGGGTCTGTTCATTTCCGAGCAGATCGTCGCCGCCCATGGCGGCTCCATCGTCGTCGAGAGTGAAATCAACGAAGGCGCCCTGTTTCGCGTTTGTCTGCCGATCCAGGAAAACGGCATATCCGACGCAACCTCTGAGTGA
- a CDS encoding chemotaxis protein CheB: protein MTDTPSLPRIEAVVIGASAGGVEALLTLLGPLRKGYVLPIIIVLHLPEERRSHLAEVFSRRVAMPVKEAEDKQDIEAGTVYFATPGYHLSVEADRSLSLSLEDRVHHSRPSIDYLFESAADVYGETLAAVLLTGANQDGARGLAYVKRCGGLTIVQDPEDAQVATMPQAALNVVQPDHVLPIHGIGRLLVELERIAC from the coding sequence ATGACCGACACCCCGAGCCTGCCTCGCATCGAGGCTGTCGTGATCGGCGCCTCCGCAGGCGGTGTCGAGGCGTTGCTGACCCTGCTCGGGCCGTTGCGCAAAGGCTATGTGCTGCCGATCATCATCGTTCTGCATCTGCCGGAAGAACGCCGCAGTCATCTGGCGGAAGTTTTCTCCCGCCGTGTGGCGATGCCGGTCAAGGAAGCTGAAGACAAGCAGGACATTGAAGCCGGCACGGTGTATTTCGCCACGCCCGGTTATCACTTGTCGGTCGAAGCGGATCGTAGCCTGTCGCTGAGCCTTGAAGATCGCGTACATCATTCGCGGCCGTCTATTGATTATCTGTTTGAATCCGCCGCTGACGTTTACGGGGAGACACTCGCCGCCGTACTGCTGACCGGCGCCAATCAGGATGGCGCGCGCGGGTTGGCTTACGTCAAGCGCTGCGGCGGCCTGACCATTGTTCAAGACCCCGAGGATGCACAAGTCGCCACCATGCCCCAGGCCGCACTGAACGTTGTGCAGCCGGATCATGTCCTACCCATTCACGGCATCGGCCGTCTGCTAGTCGAGCTGGAACGAATCGCATGCTGA